A genomic stretch from Deltaproteobacteria bacterium includes:
- a CDS encoding Rrf2 family transcriptional regulator gives MLGLLYMAGKGESEFSYIDEIAQANHMPKAYLAKLMQLLANRNLVKSYRGRVGGFVLARPPEEINLLDIVEAIEGPVVINECITSAGYCSRYRACPIYGVLLECRREVTGVLASHTLASLAPKVGFFSP, from the coding sequence ATGCTCGGTCTCCTGTACATGGCGGGGAAAGGGGAGAGCGAATTCTCCTACATCGACGAGATAGCGCAGGCAAACCACATGCCCAAGGCCTACCTGGCCAAGCTGATGCAGCTTCTTGCAAACCGCAACCTCGTCAAGTCCTACCGGGGCCGGGTGGGAGGGTTTGTGCTGGCGCGCCCGCCCGAGGAGATCAACCTCCTCGACATAGTGGAGGCCATAGAAGGTCCCGTGGTCATAAACGAGTGCATCACCAGCGCGGGGTATTGCAGCAGGTACAGGGCCTGTCCCATATACGGCGTCCTGCTCGAATGCCGCCGCGAGGTCACCGGCGTGCTTGCGAGTCATACGCTCGCAAGCCTTGCGCCGAAGGTCGGCTTTTTTTCACCGTAA
- a CDS encoding efflux RND transporter permease subunit, translating into MTRLVIEWCLRNRLLVCAVSLLLAFLGLWSLSRIPLDAVPDLSDTQVIVSTEWMGRDPQTVEDQVTYPLATTMLAVPGVSDVRGYSFFGQSFVYIIFEDGTDIYWARSRVMEYLNQARRDLPEDATPTLGPDATGLGWVFIYTVEDRSNRHDLGALRALQDFYIRYQLLGVPGVAEVASVGGAVRRYEVTVDPDKLLSYAIPLSDVVSAVRKSNNDFGGGVMELAETEFMVRGKGYIKGVRDLENVVVRAAAQGAPVLLRDVAAVGIGPDTKRGVAEKDGRGEVVAGIVVARHGANALEVIEGVKEKIGKIAPGLPEGVVIEPAYDRSGLIYRAVATLEEKLIEEIAVVALVTLLFLRHARSALVASVTLPLGVLVSFIVMKAMGLGANIMSLGGIAVAVGAMVDAAVVLVENTHKHLERAGAAGEAPKRRRLVLKASMEVGPALFFSLLVITVSFLPVFALEGQAGRLFKPLAYTKTFAMAAAALTAVTVVPVLVFLFVKGDIPPEKSNPLSRLLVFLYRPVIAVALRFRKTVVAAAALALVVTYIPYSRLGGEFMPPLQEGDILYMPTTVPGLSVAEATRTLRIQDGLLKGFPEVESVLGKIGRATTPTDPAPLNMVETHVALKPEERWPERIIEKGFIAGIAREMLALLKERGLAQEAPLEESALQVERKCRWRLNMWIREEMLRGRGLPSIKRELAARLGDEVSSDLVAYLEAAGHLGAASPAEARALAGAYGIEGPVPLRRTSFEELTKEEMDRVVSIPGMPNWWLMPIETRIGMLTTGMKGLVGVKIRGADLRELERIALEVERVLAGVPGTLSVSAERAMGGHYLDIELDRLELARYGLTVEDVQEVVESAVGGRNVTRTVEGRYRFPVNVRYPREMRDDPEKLERILVAAPDGTLIPLGQLATITLGDGPPVIRSENGLLLANVPVDIERGLDIATYVKRAQAAIDRAVEDGGIGLPPGYYMEWSGQFEFMEEVSKRLRIIVPVTLALIFLLLYLNFGSLADTLIIMLSLPFSVVGGVWLVHWLDYDMSVAVGVGFIALAGLAAETGVVMLVYLNLACERRKKQGRMRTSRDLAEAVVEGAVMRIRPKAMVVSCLLLGLLPIMWSTGVGSRPMQRMVAPMVGGLVSSAVLTLVVIPAVYVMVKETLHNRSGGNFL; encoded by the coding sequence GTGACGCGCCTTGTCATCGAGTGGTGCCTGAGAAACCGCCTCCTCGTATGCGCGGTCTCCCTTCTCCTCGCCTTTCTGGGGCTGTGGTCGCTGTCGCGCATCCCCCTCGACGCAGTCCCCGACCTCTCGGACACGCAGGTCATCGTCTCGACCGAATGGATGGGCCGGGACCCGCAGACCGTGGAAGACCAGGTCACATACCCCCTTGCTACGACCATGCTGGCCGTGCCGGGCGTAAGCGACGTGCGCGGCTACTCCTTCTTCGGCCAGTCCTTCGTCTACATCATCTTCGAGGACGGAACCGACATCTACTGGGCGCGTAGCCGGGTGATGGAGTACCTGAACCAGGCAAGGCGCGACCTCCCCGAAGACGCCACGCCCACGCTCGGCCCCGACGCCACGGGGCTGGGCTGGGTCTTCATCTACACCGTCGAGGACAGGTCGAACCGCCACGACCTCGGCGCGCTGCGCGCGCTCCAGGACTTCTATATCCGCTACCAGCTCCTCGGCGTGCCCGGCGTCGCCGAGGTCGCAAGCGTCGGCGGGGCCGTAAGGCGCTACGAGGTGACCGTCGACCCCGACAAGCTCCTCTCCTACGCAATACCGCTGAGCGACGTGGTGAGCGCCGTCAGGAAGAGCAACAACGACTTCGGCGGCGGCGTGATGGAACTCGCCGAAACGGAGTTCATGGTAAGGGGCAAGGGATACATAAAGGGAGTGAGGGACCTGGAAAACGTGGTCGTCAGGGCCGCGGCGCAGGGCGCGCCCGTGCTCCTGCGCGACGTGGCCGCCGTGGGGATCGGTCCCGACACGAAACGAGGTGTCGCCGAGAAGGACGGAAGGGGCGAGGTCGTGGCCGGCATAGTGGTGGCCCGCCACGGCGCAAACGCCCTCGAGGTCATAGAGGGGGTGAAGGAGAAGATAGGGAAGATAGCGCCGGGGCTTCCCGAAGGAGTCGTCATAGAGCCGGCCTATGACCGCTCGGGCCTCATCTACAGGGCCGTCGCAACGCTCGAGGAAAAACTTATCGAAGAGATCGCCGTCGTGGCCCTGGTAACGCTCCTCTTTCTCCGGCACGCACGCTCGGCGCTCGTGGCCTCGGTTACGCTCCCCCTCGGCGTGCTCGTGTCATTCATCGTCATGAAGGCCATGGGCCTGGGGGCCAACATCATGTCGCTTGGCGGCATCGCCGTCGCCGTGGGAGCGATGGTCGACGCCGCCGTGGTGCTCGTCGAAAACACCCACAAGCACCTGGAGAGGGCCGGGGCGGCCGGAGAGGCGCCGAAGAGGCGGAGGCTGGTCCTCAAGGCCTCGATGGAAGTGGGACCGGCCCTCTTCTTCTCGCTTCTCGTAATAACGGTCTCCTTCCTGCCCGTGTTCGCCCTCGAGGGCCAGGCGGGAAGGCTCTTCAAGCCGCTGGCCTACACCAAGACCTTCGCCATGGCCGCAGCGGCGCTCACAGCCGTCACCGTCGTCCCCGTTCTCGTCTTCCTCTTCGTCAAGGGCGATATCCCTCCCGAAAAGAGCAATCCCCTGAGCCGCCTGCTCGTATTCCTCTACAGGCCGGTCATCGCAGTCGCCCTCAGGTTCAGGAAGACGGTCGTCGCGGCGGCGGCGCTGGCGCTCGTCGTCACCTACATCCCCTACAGCCGCCTGGGCGGCGAGTTCATGCCGCCCCTCCAAGAGGGCGACATACTCTACATGCCCACAACCGTTCCCGGCCTGTCGGTCGCCGAGGCGACGAGGACGCTGCGCATCCAGGACGGGCTCCTCAAAGGGTTCCCCGAGGTGGAGAGCGTGCTCGGCAAGATAGGGCGCGCCACGACCCCCACCGACCCCGCTCCGCTCAACATGGTGGAGACGCACGTAGCCCTGAAGCCGGAGGAGCGGTGGCCGGAGCGGATAATCGAGAAGGGTTTCATCGCCGGCATCGCCCGGGAGATGCTCGCGCTCTTGAAGGAGCGGGGCCTGGCGCAGGAAGCGCCCCTTGAAGAGAGCGCGCTGCAGGTCGAGCGCAAGTGCCGCTGGAGGCTCAACATGTGGATACGGGAGGAGATGCTCAGGGGAAGGGGGCTTCCGTCCATAAAGAGGGAACTCGCCGCAAGGCTCGGGGACGAGGTCTCTTCGGACCTCGTGGCCTACCTCGAGGCCGCCGGTCACCTCGGCGCCGCCTCCCCGGCGGAGGCCCGGGCGCTGGCCGGGGCATACGGGATCGAGGGACCGGTCCCGCTCAGGCGCACGAGCTTCGAGGAGCTTACAAAGGAGGAGATGGACCGTGTGGTGAGCATCCCGGGCATGCCCAACTGGTGGCTCATGCCCATCGAGACCCGCATAGGAATGCTCACCACCGGGATGAAGGGGCTTGTGGGCGTGAAGATAAGGGGAGCGGACCTCCGGGAGCTCGAACGCATAGCCCTCGAGGTGGAGAGGGTGCTCGCCGGCGTGCCCGGCACCCTCTCGGTATCGGCCGAGCGGGCCATGGGAGGGCACTACCTCGACATCGAGCTCGACCGCCTGGAGCTTGCCAGATACGGGCTCACCGTCGAGGACGTGCAGGAGGTCGTAGAGTCCGCCGTGGGCGGCAGGAACGTCACCCGCACGGTCGAGGGCCGCTACCGTTTTCCCGTAAACGTCCGCTATCCGCGCGAGATGAGGGACGACCCCGAGAAGCTCGAACGGATCCTCGTAGCCGCCCCCGACGGCACGCTCATCCCCCTGGGCCAACTCGCGACGATAACCCTCGGCGACGGACCGCCGGTGATAAGGAGCGAAAACGGGCTCCTGCTCGCCAACGTGCCCGTGGACATCGAAAGGGGCCTCGACATCGCCACATACGTGAAGCGGGCGCAGGCCGCCATCGACCGGGCCGTCGAAGACGGCGGGATCGGGCTTCCCCCGGGATACTACATGGAGTGGAGCGGCCAGTTCGAGTTCATGGAGGAGGTGAGCAAAAGGCTCCGGATCATAGTGCCCGTAACGCTTGCGCTCATCTTCCTGCTCCTCTATCTCAACTTCGGCTCCCTCGCCGACACCCTAATCATAATGCTCAGCCTCCCTTTCAGCGTCGTCGGCGGCGTGTGGCTCGTCCACTGGCTCGACTACGACATGAGTGTGGCCGTGGGCGTCGGTTTCATCGCCCTCGCGGGCCTGGCCGCCGAGACGGGCGTGGTGATGCTCGTCTACCTCAACCTCGCCTGCGAGAGAAGGAAAAAACAGGGGAGGATGCGCACGAGCCGGGACCTCGCGGAGGCCGTTGTCGAGGGCGCGGTCATGAGGATAAGACCGAAGGCGATGGTGGTGAGCTGTCTTCTCCTCGGACTCCTTCCCATCATGTGGTCGACCGGTGTGGGCTCAAGGCCCATGCAGCGCATGGTCGCGCCCATGGTGGGCGGGCTCGTCTCGTCCGCCGTCCTCACGCTCGTGGTGATCCCGGCCGTATACGTCATGGTCAAGGAGACTCTCCATAATCGCTCCGGGGGGAACTTTCTGTAG
- a CDS encoding heme-copper oxidase subunit III, whose amino-acid sequence MADYAAEHDTQWHTSYWPLMVSVGTLFLVPLSFTFYFVYSSALWAVISLGIGAPLTLGALAGWVREGLADEHHYGMGLSVWAMPFFILAEALLFIGFFAGYWVTRLQAPLWPPAGTPEMSLLVPIIMTVILVSSSVTIHVAEGKLEEGDRAGFNSWLIATMVLGAVFLGFTAMEWSVLIGEGFTTSTNIFASSFYSITGFHASHVLVGLAIFVAVLLPALGGTVNKHFVAAASMYWHFVDVVWFFVVSQIYFW is encoded by the coding sequence ATGGCAGATTACGCGGCAGAACACGATACACAGTGGCACACGAGCTACTGGCCCCTTATGGTGAGCGTCGGTACGCTCTTTCTCGTGCCGCTCTCGTTCACTTTCTACTTCGTCTACTCGAGCGCGCTGTGGGCCGTCATATCGCTCGGCATCGGCGCGCCGCTCACCCTCGGCGCTCTCGCCGGGTGGGTGAGAGAGGGACTCGCCGACGAACACCACTACGGCATGGGGCTGAGCGTGTGGGCCATGCCCTTTTTCATACTCGCCGAGGCGCTGCTTTTCATCGGCTTTTTCGCCGGCTACTGGGTCACGCGCCTTCAGGCGCCGCTGTGGCCGCCGGCGGGCACGCCCGAGATGTCGCTTCTGGTGCCGATCATAATGACCGTCATACTCGTCTCGTCGAGCGTGACCATCCACGTGGCCGAAGGCAAGCTCGAGGAGGGCGACAGGGCGGGCTTCAACTCGTGGCTCATCGCCACCATGGTGCTCGGCGCCGTCTTCCTCGGCTTCACCGCCATGGAGTGGAGCGTCCTCATAGGCGAGGGCTTCACGACGAGCACCAACATCTTCGCCTCGTCCTTCTACTCCATAACGGGCTTCCACGCCTCGCACGTGCTCGTGGGACTGGCCATCTTCGTGGCCGTCCTGCTGCCGGCCCTCGGCGGAACGGTGAACAAGCATTTCGTGGCGGCGGCGTCCATGTACTGGCACTTCGTCGACGTCGTATGGTTTTTCGTCGTCTCGCAGATCTATTTCTGGTGA
- the coxB gene encoding cytochrome c oxidase subunit II: MRAKVVLRALAAGAAALSLPAAPALASAGAATAGALADTKAGWDHLWRELMIDITVIGLVFAAVTLYFLVVYRRRRPDDEGGSFRLGTLGAFGWVLIPAFIFMADDIFLAAKNFELWNDYRNVPDDAYVVEVEGSMWSWEVRYPEGAVSDELVVAVGRPVKVKLTSTDVVHSFFIPDLRLKWDMVPGRTTYVWFPAGETGEHVITCAEYCGTLHSGMHTKLRIVPRDEFERFIEENKT; this comes from the coding sequence ATGAGAGCAAAGGTTGTTTTAAGAGCCCTGGCCGCCGGTGCGGCGGCCCTCTCCCTCCCCGCCGCACCGGCGCTGGCGTCGGCCGGCGCGGCCACGGCCGGCGCCCTGGCGGACACGAAGGCGGGATGGGATCACCTCTGGCGGGAGCTGATGATCGACATCACCGTCATCGGCCTCGTCTTCGCCGCCGTAACGCTGTACTTCCTCGTCGTCTACAGGCGCCGCCGCCCCGACGACGAGGGCGGAAGCTTCAGGCTCGGAACGCTCGGCGCCTTCGGGTGGGTTCTCATCCCGGCCTTCATATTCATGGCCGACGACATCTTCCTGGCGGCCAAGAACTTCGAGCTCTGGAACGACTACCGCAACGTGCCCGACGACGCCTACGTGGTCGAGGTCGAGGGCTCCATGTGGAGCTGGGAGGTGCGCTACCCCGAGGGCGCGGTCTCGGACGAACTCGTAGTGGCCGTGGGCAGGCCGGTGAAGGTGAAGCTTACGAGCACCGACGTGGTCCACAGCTTCTTCATCCCCGACCTGAGGCTCAAGTGGGACATGGTCCCCGGCAGGACCACCTACGTCTGGTTCCCGGCCGGCGAGACGGGCGAGCACGTCATAACCTGCGCCGAGTACTGCGGTACGCTCCACTCGGGCATGCACACAAAGCTCAGGATCGTCCCGCGCGACGAATTTGAGCGGTTCATCGAAGAGAACAAGACTTGA
- a CDS encoding efflux RND transporter periplasmic adaptor subunit: MPDRKRKIFFIALLAAVIAASGAFLYLRPSVMRLEEVFHFLAHETGLQRVMGWTGLGEETGIGGKKLYWCPMHPQVRRERPGPCPICNMQLVEMDEEKETRADVLRFTDRQLQQAGVRTAAVRLLDLFHEIDTTGRVAVDERLLRTVSNRVRGRSRIERLHVDFTGQTVARGQPLVSLYSPDLVTTQQEYLAVLARGGPWAGALLEAARARLERWGVSSEQIEAVAESGRPVEVVTIRSPLSGTVIRRLVTEGQYVEEGEPLLEIADLSRVWIYGDVYERELPFIRTGMAVEVTAEGIGGRRIEGAIDFIDPLVRPESRTVGVRFAVGNADGLLRPGMSARVRIRTRREKVPAVPASAVLLTGRRAVVIVAEGGGLMRPVEVRLGRKWLYGGTGQGERKNSFLADDERYHEVLSGVSVGQRVVTAGNFLVAAEAGFQGVLKKMLPPEGEADAGEVGAAPAQVFESYEEIRKALAADETASVKETALRMVEEIDALNTGDGGLQRALQEVRSAASALAGEGDETGGLRLRFSALSKTLIALVERYGLPAGLERHAFFCPMARGYGGWLQPGRAVENPYMGRKMSSCGAPLPLKDAGAEP; this comes from the coding sequence CTCGGTGAAGAGACGGGCATCGGGGGGAAGAAGCTCTACTGGTGTCCCATGCACCCGCAGGTAAGGAGGGAGAGGCCCGGACCCTGTCCGATCTGCAACATGCAGCTCGTGGAGATGGACGAGGAGAAGGAGACAAGGGCGGACGTCCTTCGATTCACGGACCGTCAGCTCCAGCAGGCCGGTGTGCGCACCGCCGCCGTCAGGCTCCTCGATCTCTTCCACGAGATAGACACGACGGGCCGCGTGGCGGTGGACGAGCGGCTTCTCAGGACCGTCTCCAACAGGGTCAGGGGAAGGAGCCGCATCGAGAGGCTTCACGTGGACTTCACGGGCCAGACCGTCGCAAGGGGGCAGCCGCTCGTATCCCTCTACAGTCCCGACCTCGTAACCACGCAGCAGGAGTACCTCGCTGTCCTTGCCCGCGGCGGCCCCTGGGCCGGAGCGCTGCTCGAGGCGGCCAGGGCGCGACTTGAGAGGTGGGGCGTGAGCAGCGAGCAGATCGAGGCCGTCGCAGAGAGCGGAAGACCCGTCGAGGTGGTGACCATCCGCTCTCCCCTGTCGGGAACGGTGATAAGACGCCTCGTGACGGAGGGGCAGTACGTCGAAGAGGGCGAGCCCCTGCTCGAGATCGCCGACCTCTCGAGGGTCTGGATATACGGCGACGTCTACGAGCGGGAGCTTCCGTTCATAAGGACCGGCATGGCCGTTGAGGTAACGGCCGAAGGGATAGGGGGAAGGAGAATCGAGGGCGCGATAGACTTCATCGATCCCCTGGTCCGGCCCGAAAGCCGGACCGTGGGGGTGCGCTTCGCCGTCGGGAACGCCGACGGCCTGCTGAGACCGGGCATGTCCGCGAGGGTGCGCATAAGGACCCGGCGGGAGAAGGTGCCGGCCGTTCCCGCGAGCGCCGTTCTCCTTACGGGCCGAAGGGCCGTGGTCATCGTCGCCGAGGGTGGGGGGCTCATGCGCCCCGTGGAGGTGAGGCTCGGCAGAAAGTGGCTCTACGGGGGGACGGGGCAAGGGGAAAGAAAAAACTCCTTCCTCGCCGACGACGAGAGGTACCACGAGGTCCTCTCCGGGGTGAGCGTGGGCCAGCGGGTGGTGACGGCCGGAAACTTCCTCGTGGCCGCCGAGGCCGGCTTCCAGGGGGTGCTCAAAAAGATGCTGCCCCCCGAGGGAGAGGCGGACGCCGGAGAGGTCGGGGCCGCCCCGGCGCAGGTCTTCGAATCCTACGAAGAGATACGAAAGGCCCTCGCCGCCGACGAGACCGCCTCTGTAAAGGAGACGGCCCTTCGCATGGTCGAGGAGATCGACGCCTTGAATACCGGGGACGGCGGTCTGCAAAGGGCGCTCCAGGAGGTGAGGAGCGCCGCTTCCGCACTGGCCGGTGAAGGCGATGAGACCGGCGGGCTCAGGCTCCGGTTTTCGGCTCTGAGCAAGACCCTTATCGCCCTTGTCGAGCGATACGGTCTTCCGGCGGGGCTGGAGCGTCACGCCTTCTTCTGTCCCATGGCCCGGGGCTACGGCGGCTGGCTCCAGCCCGGGAGGGCCGTCGAGAACCCCTACATGGGCCGAAAGATGTCGAGCTGCGGCGCTCCCCTTCCCTTGAAAGACGCCGGGGCGGAGCCGTGA
- a CDS encoding cytochrome C oxidase subunit I, whose translation MSVHAVAAPSSGRFSLKEWIFTTDHKRVGVLYLIGSFAAFLVAGIMAMLMRTELASVGPTITENPMTYNTWLYFHGAAMILGFQIPALTGFFANYLVPLQIGARDVAFPRVNALSVWLYWMGIVLALLTFVIPDPPDIMWTGYPPYSIISPGNTALYTFTVLIIGFSSIAAGVNFLVTIIYMRAPGMTWGKLNIFIWCIMASFIIQLIFVPMLGVAVTMLSFDKYLGTNFFNPAMGGDVLLYENLFWFYSHPAVYVILLPAMGVIYEITATFARNSVFNYKGVVYGGIWGTVILSGIVWAHHLYIAGIPDWQALIHVFFTLLISVPVGLLMIGIVGTLYKGAIDFKTPMLYAIGFMFLFLIGGLTGIPNAMSAIYIHLTDTYWMPGHFHYVMAVSMTVAILGGVYYLFPKMTGRMYHEGLGKLGFWLFFIGVNITFALTIYLGYLGMPRRYYDYSQFPEFEGLQSMTTLGSYLIFVAGVVILLSWIVGLVKGEKVDHNPWGSKSLEWTHAPSPPPCGNWGPNVPELDEAWSPYGYGKGGEVEATPRAARAAAGAAKGE comes from the coding sequence ATGAGCGTTCACGCCGTTGCAGCACCTTCGTCGGGCAGGTTCAGCCTGAAGGAGTGGATATTCACGACCGACCACAAAAGGGTCGGCGTGCTCTACCTGATAGGGTCGTTCGCGGCCTTTCTCGTGGCAGGCATTATGGCCATGCTCATGAGGACCGAGCTGGCCAGCGTGGGGCCCACGATTACCGAAAACCCCATGACCTACAACACGTGGCTCTACTTCCACGGCGCGGCCATGATACTGGGCTTCCAGATACCGGCGCTCACGGGCTTCTTCGCCAACTACCTGGTGCCGCTCCAGATAGGCGCGCGCGACGTGGCCTTCCCCAGGGTCAACGCCCTCAGCGTGTGGCTCTACTGGATGGGCATCGTCCTTGCGCTGCTCACCTTTGTCATACCCGACCCGCCCGACATCATGTGGACCGGCTATCCGCCGTACTCCATCATAAGCCCGGGCAACACGGCGCTCTACACCTTCACGGTCCTGATCATAGGCTTTTCGTCCATTGCCGCGGGAGTCAACTTTCTGGTCACCATCATCTACATGAGGGCGCCCGGCATGACCTGGGGCAAGCTCAACATCTTCATCTGGTGCATCATGGCCTCCTTCATCATACAGCTCATATTCGTGCCCATGCTCGGCGTGGCCGTCACCATGCTCTCCTTCGACAAGTACCTGGGCACCAACTTCTTCAACCCCGCCATGGGAGGCGACGTGCTCCTCTACGAGAACCTCTTCTGGTTCTACTCCCACCCGGCCGTCTACGTCATCCTGCTGCCGGCCATGGGGGTCATCTACGAGATAACGGCCACCTTCGCCAGGAACAGCGTCTTCAACTACAAGGGCGTGGTCTACGGCGGCATATGGGGCACCGTCATACTGAGCGGCATAGTCTGGGCCCACCACCTCTACATAGCGGGCATCCCCGACTGGCAGGCCCTCATACACGTCTTCTTCACGCTGCTCATAAGCGTGCCCGTGGGCCTTCTCATGATCGGCATCGTCGGCACCCTCTACAAGGGCGCCATCGACTTCAAGACACCCATGCTCTACGCCATAGGCTTCATGTTCCTCTTCCTCATAGGAGGACTCACCGGCATACCCAACGCCATGAGCGCCATCTACATCCACCTGACCGACACCTACTGGATGCCCGGCCACTTCCACTACGTCATGGCCGTCTCCATGACAGTGGCCATCCTCGGCGGCGTCTACTACCTCTTCCCCAAGATGACGGGCAGGATGTACCACGAGGGCCTGGGCAAGCTCGGCTTCTGGCTCTTCTTCATCGGGGTGAACATCACCTTCGCGCTCACCATCTACCTCGGCTACCTCGGCATGCCGCGGCGCTACTACGACTACTCCCAGTTCCCAGAATTCGAGGGACTGCAGTCCATGACCACCCTGGGTTCGTACCTCATCTTCGTTGCCGGCGTGGTCATACTCCTTTCGTGGATCGTCGGGCTCGTCAAGGGCGAGAAGGTGGACCACAACCCCTGGGGGTCGAAGTCGCTTGAGTGGACCCATGCGCCATCGCCTCCGCCCTGCGGCAACTGGGGCCCCAATGTGCCGGAGCTCGACGAGGCATGGAGCCCCTACGGCTACGGCAAGGGCGGCGAGGTGGAGGCGACCCCCCGGGCCGCGAGGGCCGCGGCGGGAGCGGCGAAGGGGGAGTGA
- a CDS encoding SCO family protein, with translation MPYIFPQGEPLPAAAAGGRCPSLPGRVLRALITSGAVLAAALQLCAAPAQAAMDRVAVLRAFEKAKASVGRRIGIYNLTDQRGRRLTLDGSSLERPIVVSYAYTSCGDTCPTILMELKAYFDEAGADYGTLFEAMTIGFDVERDTPERLEAYGRMMAGDFSAWTFVTADGRTMARLTSDLGFTFEPAPSGFDHPNMVTVIGRDGAVVRQLFGAELDRAALAAAIEEAAGGEGEGDGREAEDAASGGGPPDLIKFLCYTYDEETGTYRLDYNFLMSVVVGVGIQLFMIYFVIHHVFIKGSRRAARLRRER, from the coding sequence ATGCCTTATATCTTCCCTCAAGGAGAACCGCTTCCGGCGGCCGCCGCCGGCGGCCGGTGCCCGTCGCTTCCCGGGCGCGTGCTCCGCGCGCTCATCACGTCGGGCGCCGTCCTTGCGGCGGCCCTCCAGCTCTGCGCGGCGCCGGCGCAGGCCGCCATGGACCGTGTCGCCGTACTGCGGGCCTTCGAGAAGGCCAAGGCCTCGGTGGGCAGGCGCATAGGCATCTACAACCTCACCGACCAGCGGGGCCGGCGCCTTACGCTCGACGGCTCCTCGCTCGAGCGCCCTATCGTCGTAAGCTACGCCTACACATCCTGCGGCGACACCTGTCCGACCATCCTGATGGAGCTCAAGGCCTACTTCGACGAGGCGGGGGCGGACTACGGAACGCTCTTCGAGGCGATGACCATAGGCTTCGACGTGGAGAGGGACACGCCGGAGAGGCTCGAGGCCTACGGCCGCATGATGGCCGGAGACTTTTCGGCCTGGACCTTCGTCACGGCCGACGGCCGGACCATGGCAAGACTCACCTCGGACCTCGGCTTCACCTTCGAGCCCGCGCCCTCCGGCTTCGACCACCCCAACATGGTCACCGTCATCGGCCGCGACGGCGCCGTTGTGCGCCAGCTCTTCGGCGCAGAGCTCGACAGGGCCGCCCTGGCGGCGGCCATCGAAGAGGCCGCGGGCGGCGAAGGAGAGGGGGACGGCCGGGAAGCGGAAGACGCCGCCTCCGGCGGCGGGCCGCCGGACCTTATCAAGTTCCTCTGCTACACCTATGACGAGGAGACCGGCACCTACAGGCTCGACTACAACTTCCTCATGAGCGTCGTCGTCGGCGTGGGCATCCAGCTCTTCATGATCTATTTCGTCATTCACCATGTCTTCATAAAGGGCTCGCGCCGCGCCGCAAGGCTGCGCCGCGAGCGCTAA